Proteins encoded together in one Anopheles darlingi chromosome 3, idAnoDarlMG_H_01, whole genome shotgun sequence window:
- the LOC125954690 gene encoding leucine-rich repeat flightless-interacting protein 2 produces the protein MDTPVGRRRSNSRVNAEDQALDQIAKEGEARLAAIRQARAEAREIRMRELERKHRAQEVNADRAFDLQQMVATTEGAVPAGGVGGGGKPSGNVILPSTSCSNALLASRIERAVTELASSSAKIVASSSNTAATKEELLQGMSNNLQEVRDCFRSNMVELAQLDNDRTACSYQIELLKDSLNDVEEEFAQLQREYRDKCKDREATKRENDKLLEEIRLVQGQLMERDSLIAKHGLIIVTIENEDGTDAHRALVSNENADLLGSATGSLDTRLQQFAKEKTELQAQLQSIQEELKDIKSKGRRSVPPGGGDDDFNEDALRDANKQINEYRNRLQSAMKENGNLQASLARAESLVIRFRSTAEASERAENELKLERRKLQREKREAEERADELETTNNHLRTRLEKMRSSKNALLKSLDRRHDEDC, from the coding sequence ATGGACACTCCCGTGGGGCGTCGCCGGAGTAATTCTCGCGTGAATGCCGAGGACCAGGCACTAGATCAAATCGCCAAGGAGGGCGAAGCTCGCCTAGCGGCTATCCGCCAAGCACGAGCCGAGGCTCGCGAGATCCGGATGCGTGAGCTCGAGCGCAAACACCGGGCACAGGAAGTAAACGCGGACCGTGCATTCGACCTGCAACAGATGGTCGCCACAACGGAAGGAGCCGtacctgctggtggtgttggtggtggtggcaaaccCAGCGGTAACGTCATCCTGCCCTCCACCAGTTGCTCCAACGCCCTGCTAGCTTCCCGCATCGAACGCGCCGTTACCGAGCTGGCCTCGTCGAGTGCAAAGATTGTAGCCAGCTCGAGCAATACTGCCGCCACGAAGGAAGAATTGCTACAGGGCATGTCGAACAATCTGCAGGAGGTCCGGGACTGCTTCCGCTCGAACATGGTGGAGTTGGCGCAGCTCGATAACGATCGGACAGCCTGCAGTTATCAGATTGAGCTGTTGAAGGATTCGTTGAACGACGTGGAGGAGGAGTTCGCGCAACTACAGCGCGAATATCGCGACAAGTGCAAGGATCGCGAGGCTACAAAGCGAGAGAATGACAAACTGCTCGAGGAGATTCGACTCGTCCAGGGCCAGCTGATGGAGCGCGATTCGCTTATCGCCAAGCACGGGCTGATCATAGTAACCATCGAGAACGAAGACGGAACGGATGCACATCGGGCTCTGGTTAGCAACGAAAACGCTGACCTACTAGGATCCGCCACGGGTTCGTTAGATACACGCCTTCAGCAGTTCGCCAAGGAGAAGACCGAACTGCAAGCACAGCTACAGAGCATACAGGAGGAGCTTAAGGATATCAAAAGCAAAGGGCGCCGATCGGTGCCCCCGGGTGGAGGGGACGATGACTTCAACGAGGACGCTCTGAGGGATGCTAACAAGCAGATCAACGAGTACCGAAACCGGCTGCAGAGTGCAATGAAGGAGAATGGAAATCTACAGGCTAGTCTCGCTCGTGCGGAATCGCTGGTGATTCGTTTCCGCAGCACTGCCGAAGCATCCGAGAGGGCCGAGAACGAGCTTAAGCTGGAGCGTCGCAAGCTGCAGCGGGAAAAGCGTGAGGCTGAAGAACGTGCGGACGAGCTCGAGACTACCAATAACCATCTACGGACACGACTGGAAAAAATGCGTTCCTCCAAGAACGCACTACTGAAGTCGCTCGACAGGCGGCACGACGAAGACTGTTGA